In Oncorhynchus clarkii lewisi isolate Uvic-CL-2024 chromosome 2, UVic_Ocla_1.0, whole genome shotgun sequence, one DNA window encodes the following:
- the LOC139370681 gene encoding lysosomal phospholipase A and acyltransferase, whose translation MGEMVSCGLTSPALFQLCLLLILVPYIKGRTFEKCLPGNACRSEKPPVVLIPGDLGNQLEAKLDKPSVVHYICYKKTDAYFTLWLNLELMVPVAIDCWIDNIRLIYNRTTRQTEAPPGVDVRVPGFGQTFPLEYLDPSKGDVGVYFFNIVQALVEWGYTRDDDVRGAPYDWRKAPNENKAYFLRLQHMIEEMAVKARGPVVLIAHSMGNMYTLYFLNHQPQAWKDRYIKAFVSLGAPWAGVAKTLRVVASGDNNRIPVISSLEIRSQQRSAVSTTWLFPYAHSWPADKVLIQTPTTNYTVKDYQRFFKDIDFEDGWEMRQDTEPLVSALEPPGVAIHCLYGSGVPTAEGFLYTIFPDTDPTLILGDGDGTVNLLSATQCKRWIGHQTQPVHMFELEGNEHVAMLRNFTTVTYIKTVLFGP comes from the exons ATGGGAGAAATGGTATCCTGTGGGTTGACTAGCCCAGCGCTCTTCCAGCTGTGTTTGTTGTTGATTTTGGTACCATACATCAAAGGCAGAACATTTGAGAAATGTCTCCCGGGCAATGCATGTCGATCGGAAAAACCTCCAGTAGTTCTAA TTCCTGGGGACCTGGGGAACCAGCTGGAGGCCAAGCTGGACAAGCCCAGCGTGGTTCACTACATCTGCTACAAAAAGACTGACGCCTACTTCACATTATGGCTCAACCTGGAACTGATGGTGCCGGTGGCCATTGACTGCTGGATTGACAACATAAG ACTGATTTATAACCGTACAACAAGGCAGACAGAAGCACCTCCGGGGGTAGATGTCAGAGTGCCTGGCTTTGGACAGACCTTCCCTCTGGAATACCTTGACCCTAGCAAGGGCGACGTTG GTGTGTATTTCTTCAACATAGTGCAGGCACTGGTGGAGTGGGGATACACCAGAGATGACGATGTTCGAGGAGCGCCGTATGACTGGCGTAAAGCTCCAA ATGAGAACAAAGCCTACTTTTTGAGACTGCAACATATGATTGAGGAGATGGCCGTGAAGGCTAGGGGTCCGGTTGTCCTGATAGCCCACAGCATGGGGAACATGTACACCCTGTATTTCCTGAACCATCAGCCCCAGGCCTGGAAGGATCGCTACATCAAGGCCTTTGTGTCCCTGGGTGCACCTTGGGCTGGTGTGGCTAAAACCCTGAGAGTTGTGGCTTCTG GTGATAATAACCGTATCCCAGTCATCAGTTCACTAGAGATCCGCTCACAGCAGCGCTCTGCGGTCTCAACCACATGGCTGTTCCCATACGCACATTCCTGGCCTGCTGACAAGGTGCTAATCCAAACACCCACCACCAACTACACAGTGAAGGACTACCAACGCTTCTTCAAGGATATCGACTTTGAAGATGGCTGGGAGATGCGTCAAGACACTGAACCACTGGTCAGTGCACTAGAGCCCCCTGGGGTGGCCATACACTGTCTTTATGGCAGCGGAGTGCCCACAGCAGAGGGTTTTCTCTACACCATCTTTCCTGATACAGACCCCACACTGATTCTCGGAGATGGGGATGGGACGGTCAACCTGCTGAGTGCCACCCAGTGCAAGCGTTGGATAGGCCACCAGACACAGCCTGTCCATATGTTTGAACTGGAGGGGAATGAGCATGTGGCCATGTTGCGCAACTTTACCACAGTAACCTACATCAAGACTGTGCTCTTTGGCCCTTGA